One Tomitella gaofuii DNA segment encodes these proteins:
- the cmk gene encoding (d)CMP kinase, translated as MAIDGPSGTGKSSVSRQVAHRIGAGYLDTGAMYRVATLHVLRGAVDTTDPVAVAHAVRGLPVSVGSDALVEEILLNGEDVSAEIRGDAVTAAVSAVSAVPEVRAALVEVQRALGRARERMVVEGRDIGTVVLPDADVKVFLTATAEARAHRRNRQNVSAGGADDYAAVLESVRRRDHLDSTRVASPLRPADDARVVDTSDLGFDDVVQLLTELARENMGAAL; from the coding sequence TCCAGCGTGTCCCGTCAGGTGGCGCACCGGATAGGCGCCGGATACCTCGACACCGGCGCGATGTACCGGGTGGCGACGCTGCACGTGCTCCGCGGCGCGGTGGACACCACCGACCCGGTGGCCGTCGCCCACGCGGTGCGCGGGCTGCCCGTGTCGGTCGGATCAGACGCGCTCGTCGAGGAGATCCTGCTGAACGGGGAGGACGTGTCCGCGGAGATCCGCGGCGACGCCGTGACGGCGGCGGTGTCGGCGGTGTCGGCGGTTCCGGAGGTGCGTGCGGCGCTGGTCGAAGTGCAGCGTGCCCTCGGTAGGGCGCGGGAGAGGATGGTGGTCGAGGGGCGCGATATCGGCACCGTGGTGTTGCCCGACGCCGACGTGAAGGTCTTCCTCACCGCCACGGCCGAGGCCCGCGCGCACCGGCGCAACCGGCAGAACGTCTCGGCCGGCGGCGCGGACGACTATGCCGCGGTGCTGGAATCGGTCCGCCGGCGCGATCACCTGGATTCCACGCGCGTCGCGTCGCCGCTACGGCCGGCCGACGACGCGCGCGTGGTTGACACCAGCGACCTGGGATTCGATGACGTCGTGCAGCTCCTCACCGAGCTTGCGCGCGAGAACATGGGAGCAGCCCTATGA
- the der gene encoding ribosome biogenesis GTPase Der, which yields MSDDAGRGADAGGTTETGDIYAQGIGRPGSVDGGAAVDGIWSDESDWTALDAELAEEAEADAVPLPVLAIVGRPNVGKSTLVNRLIGRREAVVEDVPGVTRDRVAYTAEWAGRRFMVQDTGGWEPDAVGLQKAVARQAETAMAEADAILLVVDATVGATATDEAFARILRRSATPVLLVANKVDSSRVEADAAALWSLGLGEPHTVSAIHGRRTGDLLDLILESLPETPRDTAAPVGGPRRVALVGKPNVGKSSLLNKLSGGEIAVVHDVAGTTVDPVDTLVELGGSVWRFVDTAGLRRKVRQASGTEFYASLRTRSAIDAAELAILLIDASQPITEQDLRVLSMVVDAGRALVVVYNKWDLVDEDRRYELEREIDREMHRVPWAQRVNVSALTGRAVRKLVPAMETALESWDTRVPTGRLNNWLKEVVAATPPPMRGGRLPRIMFATQAGTRPPTFVLFTTGFLEAGYRRFLERRLREEFGFAGSPVRISVRVREKRDRRKK from the coding sequence ATGAGTGACGACGCGGGCCGCGGCGCCGACGCCGGCGGCACCACCGAAACAGGCGACATCTACGCGCAGGGCATCGGTCGTCCGGGATCCGTGGACGGCGGGGCGGCCGTGGACGGCATCTGGAGCGACGAGTCCGACTGGACGGCGCTCGACGCCGAGCTGGCCGAGGAGGCGGAGGCCGACGCCGTTCCGCTCCCGGTGCTGGCGATCGTGGGCCGGCCCAACGTGGGCAAGTCCACGCTGGTCAACCGGCTGATCGGCCGGCGCGAGGCGGTCGTGGAGGACGTGCCCGGCGTGACGCGCGACAGGGTCGCCTACACCGCGGAATGGGCGGGTCGTCGGTTCATGGTGCAGGACACCGGCGGCTGGGAGCCGGACGCCGTGGGGCTGCAGAAGGCCGTCGCCCGGCAGGCCGAGACGGCCATGGCGGAGGCCGACGCGATCCTGCTCGTCGTGGACGCGACCGTGGGCGCCACCGCCACCGACGAGGCCTTCGCCCGGATTCTGCGGCGTTCCGCAACCCCGGTGCTGTTGGTGGCGAACAAGGTGGACTCGAGCCGCGTCGAGGCGGACGCGGCCGCCCTGTGGTCGCTGGGGCTGGGCGAGCCGCACACTGTCAGCGCCATCCACGGCCGACGTACGGGCGACCTGCTCGACCTGATCCTCGAGTCGCTGCCGGAGACCCCGCGCGACACCGCCGCGCCCGTCGGCGGGCCGCGGCGCGTCGCGCTCGTCGGCAAGCCCAACGTCGGCAAGTCGAGCCTGCTCAACAAGCTCTCCGGCGGCGAGATCGCAGTGGTGCACGACGTCGCGGGCACCACCGTCGATCCCGTGGACACGCTCGTGGAGCTCGGCGGCAGCGTCTGGCGTTTCGTCGACACGGCGGGGCTGCGGCGCAAGGTGCGGCAGGCGAGCGGCACCGAGTTCTACGCGTCGCTGCGGACCCGCTCCGCCATCGACGCGGCCGAGCTGGCGATCCTGCTCATCGACGCCTCGCAGCCGATCACCGAGCAGGACCTGCGTGTGCTGTCGATGGTGGTGGACGCGGGGCGCGCGCTCGTCGTCGTCTACAACAAGTGGGACCTGGTGGACGAGGACCGGCGCTATGAGCTCGAGCGCGAGATCGACCGCGAGATGCACCGGGTGCCGTGGGCGCAGCGGGTGAACGTCTCGGCGCTCACCGGGCGGGCCGTGCGGAAGCTGGTGCCCGCCATGGAGACCGCACTGGAATCCTGGGACACGCGCGTGCCGACGGGCCGGCTGAACAACTGGCTCAAGGAGGTCGTCGCCGCGACTCCGCCTCCGATGCGCGGGGGTAGGCTGCCCCGCATCATGTTCGCCACCCAGGCGGGCACGCGGCCGCCGACGTTCGTGCTGTTCACCACCGGCTTCCTCGAGGCCGGGTACCGGCGGTTCCTGGAGCGACGGCTGCGCGAGGAGTTCGGCTTCGCCGGCAGCCCTGTGCGCATCTCGGTGCGTGTGCGCGAGAAGCGCGACCGGCGCAAGAAGTAG